The Virgibacillus phasianinus genome includes a window with the following:
- a CDS encoding ABC transporter ATP-binding protein, whose product MKRVFSFLRPYKLPIVVAYSLTMIELATELLLPFFLGLMINQGVVNQDIGNIVMWGSIMIGLAFLALFAGVINSFYASHTSYGFGYDIRERLFEKVQEFSFRNLNQYPTSVLMTRFTNDVRQLQNTIHMGLRVMVKAPLLILGGVVMAFIVNAKLALIFLITVPLLVAFIFWVLKRASRLFRNVQQRVDHVNQVMQENLAGMRLIKAFLRRSHEENRFMKANEDLAAETRYTFRFVEASMPILLFVMNLSLISILWFGHQRVAGGESSVGDIVAIVNYALRVAMAISMLTFITMAFSRAKASATRLGDVLDVKVDLHESEDADADAVVHDGKIDVQHVDFAYYKQDKNVLQDITFSVKARESVAIIGATGAGKTTLFQLLPRLYDVNRGTIAIDDQPITSYTLDHLRRAIGYVPQNPLLFTGSVFDNIAWGKDDATKEEVIQAAKDAQIHETIMELAEDYDTKVGQKGVNLSGGQKQRLSIARALIRRPKILMLDDCTSALDVATESRLLAAIEPYDCTNLMITQKVTTAMDADRILLMDDGRILANGTHQELLEDSTLYRKIVESQFGKEYLHAN is encoded by the coding sequence GTGAAGCGTGTATTTTCTTTTTTGAGGCCGTATAAGCTGCCGATTGTGGTGGCGTATTCGTTAACGATGATTGAGCTTGCGACTGAGCTGCTTCTCCCGTTTTTCCTGGGGTTGATGATTAATCAGGGGGTTGTGAATCAGGATATTGGAAACATTGTGATGTGGGGCAGTATTATGATTGGCCTTGCGTTTTTGGCGTTATTTGCTGGGGTTATTAACTCGTTTTATGCGTCGCACACGAGTTATGGGTTTGGCTATGATATTCGTGAGCGCCTGTTTGAAAAGGTGCAGGAATTTTCATTTCGGAATTTGAATCAGTATCCGACATCTGTACTGATGACGCGGTTTACCAATGATGTGCGGCAGCTGCAGAACACGATCCATATGGGACTGCGTGTTATGGTCAAGGCACCGCTGCTGATTCTTGGTGGTGTGGTGATGGCATTTATTGTCAATGCCAAGCTTGCCCTGATCTTTTTAATTACCGTTCCGCTTCTCGTTGCCTTTATCTTTTGGGTGTTGAAGCGGGCGAGCCGACTGTTCCGCAATGTGCAGCAGCGAGTCGATCATGTGAACCAGGTTATGCAGGAAAATCTCGCTGGGATGCGTCTGATCAAGGCATTTTTGCGCCGAAGTCATGAGGAAAACCGCTTCATGAAGGCGAATGAAGATCTGGCTGCGGAAACGCGTTACACCTTCCGCTTCGTCGAGGCATCGATGCCGATTCTCCTGTTTGTCATGAACCTGAGCCTGATTTCGATTCTCTGGTTTGGCCATCAGCGGGTTGCAGGTGGTGAATCATCTGTCGGTGACATTGTTGCCATTGTGAACTACGCCCTGCGTGTTGCGATGGCGATTTCGATGCTGACGTTTATTACCATGGCGTTTTCTCGTGCCAAAGCCTCTGCAACAAGGCTTGGTGACGTGCTGGATGTGAAGGTTGATTTGCATGAGTCAGAAGACGCAGATGCTGACGCCGTCGTTCATGACGGAAAAATTGATGTTCAGCATGTGGATTTTGCCTATTATAAACAGGACAAGAATGTGCTTCAAGATATAACATTTTCTGTGAAAGCAAGAGAATCTGTTGCAATTATCGGGGCGACAGGTGCTGGCAAAACGACGTTATTTCAGCTGTTGCCCCGGTTATACGATGTGAATCGCGGTACGATTGCGATTGATGACCAGCCGATTACTTCCTATACACTCGATCATCTGCGACGGGCGATCGGCTATGTGCCACAGAATCCGCTGCTGTTCACCGGTTCTGTTTTTGACAATATTGCCTGGGGGAAAGATGATGCAACGAAAGAGGAAGTGATCCAGGCGGCAAAAGATGCGCAGATTCACGAGACGATTATGGAATTAGCAGAGGACTACGACACAAAGGTCGGTCAAAAGGGGGTCAACCTGTCTGGCGGACAAAAACAGCGCCTCTCAATTGCCCGGGCATTAATCCGCCGTCCGAAAATCCTCATGCTGGATGATTGCACAAGTGCGCTTGACGTGGCAACCGAGTCCAGGCTGCTCGCTGCGATTGAGCCATACGATTGCACGAACCTGATGATCACCCAGAAAGTCACAACCGCAATGGATGCGGACCGGATTCTATTGATGGATGATGGCAGGATCCTGGCCAATGGCACTCATCAGGAATTACTTGAAGACTCAACACTTTACCGCAAAATTGTGGAATCCCAGTTTGGAAAGGAGTATTTGCATGCCAATTAA
- a CDS encoding ABC transporter ATP-binding protein — translation MPINQLKEPFQHERIPLKTLEERRKEKKARNAAGTIKRIWSYLAREKMMLSLVILATVASSGLALLGPYLIGMAIDDYIVTQEGTGLAMLLVWLVVIYLFHSLSIFLQNYWMVGIAQNTVYTLRENLFTQFHRLPISYFDKRQHGELMSRVTNDIDNINNTLNQSVIQIFSSVLTLVGTLVVMLMLSPLLTLVTMTVVPLMYLGMKWITKRTGPLFKMRQRDLGELNGYVEETVSGQHVVKTFSQENRVIGEFKERNKKLRHTGFWAMTISGFIPKIMNMLNFLSFGLIALVGGLFAVKGIITVGVIVIFTEYARQFTRPLNELSNQFNVLLSAIAGAERVFNVMDEKQEETDEESAEMLPETTGHVTFDDVSFAYEDTPILNHITFEANPGETIAFVGHTGAGKTTIINLIARFYNYDAGKIALDNVDIKDIKRSSLRQHMGFVLQDSFLFKGTIMENIRYGRLNATDEEVIEAAKNANAHTFITRMSNGYRTVLDQDGSGISQGQQQLLTIARALLADPAILILDEATSNIDTITEVTIQDALKRLMHGRTSFVIAHRLNTIQEADKIIMLEHGRIMEKGSHRELIKKKGHYYHLFQGQLTEV, via the coding sequence ATGCCAATTAACCAGCTTAAAGAACCTTTTCAACACGAGCGGATTCCACTGAAAACCCTTGAGGAGCGCCGGAAAGAGAAGAAAGCCCGCAATGCGGCGGGGACAATCAAACGGATTTGGTCCTATTTAGCACGTGAAAAAATGATGTTAAGTCTCGTGATCCTGGCTACGGTGGCGAGTTCTGGTCTCGCCTTACTCGGTCCCTACCTAATCGGGATGGCGATTGATGATTACATCGTAACGCAGGAAGGCACAGGACTTGCCATGCTGCTCGTGTGGCTGGTCGTCATCTATCTCTTCCATTCGCTCTCCATCTTTCTGCAAAATTACTGGATGGTCGGGATTGCACAAAACACGGTGTACACCTTGCGCGAAAATTTGTTTACCCAATTCCACCGGCTGCCGATCTCCTATTTCGACAAACGGCAGCATGGAGAATTGATGAGCCGGGTCACCAATGATATCGATAATATTAACAACACGCTGAACCAATCGGTAATTCAAATTTTTTCAAGTGTCCTAACCCTGGTTGGCACACTTGTTGTGATGCTCATGCTAAGTCCCCTGCTCACGCTTGTGACCATGACGGTGGTTCCGCTCATGTATTTAGGCATGAAATGGATTACCAAGCGGACCGGTCCACTGTTCAAAATGCGCCAGCGCGATTTAGGTGAGTTGAATGGCTATGTGGAAGAAACTGTGTCCGGGCAGCATGTCGTCAAAACATTTTCGCAAGAGAACCGTGTGATTGGTGAATTTAAAGAACGAAATAAAAAACTGCGTCATACCGGTTTTTGGGCGATGACAATCTCCGGATTCATTCCAAAAATCATGAATATGCTGAACTTCCTTAGCTTTGGCTTGATTGCACTCGTTGGTGGTTTGTTTGCCGTGAAAGGAATTATCACGGTCGGTGTCATCGTTATTTTCACCGAATACGCCCGGCAGTTCACCCGGCCATTGAACGAGCTGTCTAACCAGTTTAATGTTTTGCTGTCCGCCATCGCCGGTGCGGAGCGTGTGTTTAATGTCATGGACGAAAAGCAGGAGGAAACGGACGAGGAATCGGCAGAAATGTTGCCAGAAACTACTGGCCATGTGACATTTGACGATGTATCATTCGCCTACGAGGACACGCCGATCCTGAACCACATCACGTTTGAAGCGAATCCGGGTGAAACCATTGCCTTTGTTGGCCACACCGGTGCAGGAAAAACGACGATTATCAACTTAATCGCCCGCTTTTATAATTATGACGCAGGTAAAATTGCCTTGGATAATGTCGATATTAAAGATATTAAGCGGTCCAGTTTGCGCCAGCATATGGGATTCGTTTTGCAGGATTCCTTCCTCTTTAAAGGTACAATCATGGAAAATATCCGCTACGGGCGCCTGAATGCAACGGACGAGGAAGTGATTGAAGCTGCGAAAAATGCTAATGCCCATACCTTTATCACCCGGATGTCAAATGGCTATCGCACCGTGCTTGATCAGGATGGCAGTGGCATCAGCCAGGGACAGCAGCAATTACTGACGATTGCCAGGGCATTATTGGCCGACCCGGCGATTTTAATTTTAGATGAAGCAACTAGCAATATTGATACGATCACCGAGGTTACCATTCAAGACGCCTTGAAACGGCTGATGCATGGCCGGACAAGCTTCGTGATTGCACACCGGTTAAATACGATTCAGGAAGCAGACAAGATTATCATGCTGGAGCACGGAAGGATTATGGAAAAAGGCAGTCACCGTGAACTGATTAAGAAAAAAGGACATTATTATCACCTTTTCCAGGGGCAGTTAACAGAAGTTTAA
- a CDS encoding alpha/beta hydrolase, which produces MGRKGTMIEKEIDSTYLKEVMTLKIYQPESFSPLYKYHICIMQDGNDYYQLGRAATLSDRLHAQEEIENTVFVGIHYNDKFDRRTKYHPSGEKQDAYIKFLVYEVTPLLDDMLPTYHMGHSRALMGDSLAGTLALMTALRYPHTFGKVIMQSPYVDNKVMDAVRHAKDLHSIDIYHTIGTKETEVDTTDGKKQDFLAPNRELHELLEEKGASYLYHELDGEHTWKAWQKDLKRALTSMFN; this is translated from the coding sequence TTGGGAAGAAAAGGAACGATGATCGAGAAAGAAATTGACAGCACATATTTAAAGGAAGTAATGACACTTAAGATATACCAGCCGGAATCATTCTCCCCGCTTTATAAGTATCATATTTGTATTATGCAGGATGGAAATGATTATTATCAGCTTGGCCGCGCCGCTACACTAAGCGACCGCCTGCACGCTCAGGAAGAAATCGAGAATACCGTTTTTGTTGGGATTCATTATAACGATAAATTTGACCGCCGGACCAAGTATCATCCAAGCGGTGAGAAACAGGACGCCTACATCAAGTTCCTGGTTTATGAAGTGACACCGCTGCTCGACGATATGCTCCCTACTTACCATATGGGTCACTCACGCGCACTTATGGGCGATTCGCTGGCAGGCACATTGGCATTAATGACGGCGCTCCGCTACCCGCATACATTTGGCAAGGTTATTATGCAGTCGCCATATGTCGATAACAAGGTTATGGATGCGGTCCGTCATGCGAAGGATCTTCACTCGATTGATATCTACCATACAATAGGAACGAAAGAGACTGAGGTAGACACAACCGATGGCAAAAAGCAGGACTTCCTTGCCCCTAACCGCGAACTACATGAACTACTGGAGGAAAAAGGAGCAAGCTATCTTTACCATGAACTTGATGGTGAACACACCTGGAAGGCCTGGCAAAAAGACCTGAAACGCGCATTGACATCCATGTTCAATTAA
- a CDS encoding YjcG family protein produces MKYGIVIFPSKPVQDKANSYRKRYDPHYALIPPHITVKEAFEASDDEIHQLIPELRAIANNTEPLAININKVSTFAPVTNTIYMKVEASQELVNLYEKLQSGNFPVNKEFNFVPHITIAQKLSDQEYADVYGSLTMKDMQLEDKIDRFQLLYQLENGSWTVYESFIFGKDAE; encoded by the coding sequence ATGAAATACGGTATTGTAATTTTCCCATCAAAGCCTGTCCAGGATAAAGCAAACTCATACAGAAAGCGTTACGACCCACATTACGCATTAATTCCACCGCACATCACAGTGAAGGAAGCTTTTGAAGCAAGTGATGATGAGATTCATCAACTAATTCCAGAGCTGAGAGCAATCGCAAATAATACCGAGCCACTAGCTATCAACATTAATAAAGTAAGCACTTTTGCACCTGTAACAAACACGATTTATATGAAAGTGGAAGCATCGCAGGAGCTGGTTAACCTATATGAAAAATTACAATCAGGTAACTTCCCTGTTAATAAAGAATTTAACTTTGTACCACATATTACGATCGCCCAAAAACTGTCTGATCAGGAATATGCAGATGTATATGGCAGCTTGACAATGAAAGATATGCAATTAGAAGACAAAATTGATCGTTTCCAATTGCTGTATCAGCTTGAAAACGGATCATGGACCGTTTATGAATCATTTATATTCGGGAAAGATGCAGAGTGA
- a CDS encoding GNAT family N-acetyltransferase produces the protein MNTKIVETKQELEQAYHVRTVVFVEEQQVPPEEELDEYDEHAIHFIGYIDERPVAASRLRFADSSGKLERICVLKNERGKSYGKMIMQQMEAEIKKQGYKKAKLNAQTHAEEFYKRLGYETVSGEFMDAGIPHVAMVKEL, from the coding sequence GTGAACACGAAGATTGTTGAAACAAAACAGGAATTAGAACAAGCTTACCATGTTCGTACCGTCGTCTTTGTCGAGGAGCAGCAAGTCCCTCCTGAAGAGGAACTTGACGAATACGATGAGCATGCCATTCATTTTATCGGCTATATCGATGAAAGACCTGTTGCTGCGAGCCGGCTTCGCTTCGCTGATTCCTCTGGAAAGCTGGAACGTATCTGTGTACTGAAGAATGAACGCGGCAAGTCCTACGGGAAAATGATCATGCAGCAAATGGAAGCTGAAATTAAGAAACAAGGCTACAAGAAAGCCAAACTCAACGCCCAGACTCATGCAGAGGAATTCTACAAACGCCTCGGATATGAAACAGTATCCGGTGAGTTCATGGATGCCGGGATTCCGCATGTTGCGATGGTAAAAGAATTATAA
- a CDS encoding DUF421 domain-containing protein — MENLLPIFLDSVFGFIALFLLVKVLGKTQITQLTPFDFIAALILGELVAGALFDKDIGIVEIGFSLFLWGTMLFITETITQKYKGTRGLLEGQPSIIIRHGQLIREEMKKNNLDINQLQHMLRAKDAFSIQEVAYAILETNGTVSVMKKSTYQQPTRGDLNLVPEAARLSLTLVNDGEVIWDNLKEANHTEEWLEDELKKQEVNSVKDVFYAEWTDGKDLFVLPFVRRS; from the coding sequence ATGGAAAATCTGCTGCCAATTTTTCTGGATTCAGTCTTCGGCTTTATTGCCTTGTTTTTGCTGGTAAAAGTACTTGGAAAAACACAAATTACGCAACTAACGCCATTTGACTTTATAGCCGCCCTGATCCTTGGAGAGCTTGTGGCCGGAGCCTTGTTCGATAAGGACATCGGCATAGTGGAAATCGGTTTCTCGCTTTTTTTATGGGGGACAATGTTATTTATTACGGAAACTATTACTCAAAAATATAAGGGGACACGCGGATTGCTTGAAGGCCAGCCCTCGATCATCATCCGCCATGGGCAACTCATTCGTGAGGAAATGAAGAAGAATAACCTCGATATCAACCAGCTTCAACACATGCTTCGGGCCAAGGATGCGTTTTCAATCCAAGAGGTTGCTTATGCCATCCTGGAAACAAATGGAACCGTTTCGGTCATGAAAAAGTCTACCTATCAGCAGCCGACCCGTGGGGATTTAAACCTGGTACCCGAAGCCGCCCGCCTATCGCTAACACTTGTGAACGATGGTGAGGTTATTTGGGATAACTTAAAAGAGGCAAACCATACGGAAGAATGGCTCGAGGATGAATTGAAGAAGCAGGAAGTCAACTCGGTCAAGGATGTGTTTTACGCAGAATGGACCGATGGCAAGGATCTATTTGTACTGCCATTCGTGCGAAGAAGTTAG
- a CDS encoding DUF378 domain-containing protein, with protein sequence MTTLKRIALTLVIIGAVNWGLIGFFQFDLVSAIFGGQDAALSRVIYSLVGISGLFCLAILFDPMTDTDEDTGSGTVRTNNVNYGTEFSEETDLTRVKEDNPEDKNE encoded by the coding sequence ATGACAACATTAAAACGAATTGCTTTAACCTTAGTTATTATTGGTGCAGTAAACTGGGGATTAATTGGCTTCTTCCAGTTTGACCTTGTTTCAGCGATTTTTGGTGGGCAAGATGCGGCATTATCACGTGTAATCTACAGTCTTGTTGGAATAAGTGGTCTATTTTGTCTAGCAATATTATTTGATCCAATGACCGACACGGACGAGGACACGGGAAGCGGGACAGTCCGTACAAATAATGTTAATTATGGAACAGAGTTTAGTGAAGAAACCGACCTGACACGTGTTAAAGAAGATAATCCTGAAGATAAAAACGAATAG
- a CDS encoding TetR/AcrR family transcriptional regulator yields MKEKQNRALGRPRLSEQKQPTKEIILKAASRLFLDNSYPNVSVDDVANYCNVTKATVYYYYASKAELFTETMVQMMERIREKMQVMLQENLPLRVRLLKVTKAHLQATVNIDLEGIMRGTKDTLSAEQMKRMQQAEMEMYQAIEDAFVEAMDAGEIAKVNPVFATQAYLALLKVGNHKTADNQGIFPTVDETAEQIIHLFWHGIFSN; encoded by the coding sequence GTGAAGGAAAAACAGAATCGTGCGCTAGGCAGGCCACGTTTAAGTGAGCAGAAACAGCCAACAAAAGAAATAATCCTTAAGGCGGCCTCTCGTCTTTTTTTAGATAACAGCTATCCAAATGTTTCCGTCGACGATGTTGCGAACTACTGCAATGTAACGAAAGCAACCGTTTACTATTATTATGCGAGCAAGGCGGAATTATTTACTGAAACAATGGTCCAGATGATGGAACGGATTCGTGAAAAAATGCAAGTCATGCTGCAGGAGAACCTCCCATTGCGCGTACGCCTATTAAAGGTGACCAAAGCGCATTTGCAGGCGACAGTTAATATTGATTTGGAAGGCATTATGCGCGGAACAAAAGATACATTATCGGCAGAACAGATGAAAAGAATGCAGCAGGCAGAAATGGAAATGTATCAAGCGATTGAAGATGCATTTGTAGAGGCCATGGACGCCGGCGAGATTGCCAAGGTAAATCCTGTTTTTGCAACCCAGGCATATTTGGCCTTATTGAAAGTCGGCAACCATAAGACTGCGGATAATCAGGGGATTTTCCCGACTGTTGATGAAACAGCGGAACAAATAATTCATTTGTTCTGGCACGGTATTTTTTCCAATTGA